Proteins co-encoded in one Bacillota bacterium genomic window:
- a CDS encoding creatininase family protein — protein MEAIWTTMAAFREAVRETDLAILPVGSLEAHGEHLPLGSDILAPVRLAERVAELLEDRVIVYPPVPYGHSWELAVYPGTVNVPDDIFRAYVAAVGISIAESGVRRLAIFNGHGGNVGALRGAAEAIAEHGAEVAVWSWWLDFAPEIRAICQGQGHAGEDETSVLLAIDERRVDMSRAHVHWPEEPLGVRLYRAGGALETYRWAQSGDATLATREKGERILAVVAERLAEALRRWRAQAR, from the coding sequence ATGGAAGCGATCTGGACGACCATGGCGGCCTTCCGCGAGGCCGTCCGCGAGACGGACCTGGCCATCCTGCCGGTGGGCTCGCTGGAGGCGCACGGCGAGCACCTGCCGCTGGGCTCCGACATCCTGGCGCCGGTCCGCCTGGCGGAGCGGGTGGCCGAGCTGCTGGAGGACCGGGTGATCGTCTACCCGCCCGTCCCCTACGGGCACTCGTGGGAGCTGGCGGTCTACCCGGGTACCGTCAACGTGCCCGACGACATCTTCCGCGCCTACGTGGCCGCCGTGGGCATCTCCATCGCCGAGAGCGGCGTCCGCCGCCTGGCCATCTTCAACGGCCACGGCGGCAACGTGGGCGCGCTGCGCGGGGCGGCCGAGGCCATCGCCGAACACGGCGCCGAGGTGGCCGTCTGGTCGTGGTGGCTCGACTTCGCCCCGGAGATCCGCGCCATCTGCCAGGGGCAGGGGCACGCCGGCGAGGACGAGACCTCGGTCCTGCTGGCCATCGACGAGCGGCGCGTCGACATGAGCCGCGCCCACGTCCACTGGCCGGAGGAGCCGTTGGGCGTCCGCCTCTACCGCGCCGGCGGCGCGCTGGAGACCTACCGCTGGGCCCAGTCGGGCGACGCCACCCTGGCCACGCGCGAGAAGGGCGAGCGCATCCTGGCGGTGGTGGCCGAGCGACTGGCCGAGGCGCTCCGCCGCTGGCGGGCGCAGGCGCGATGA
- a CDS encoding dCMP deaminase family protein — MQGGDGLRPGWDEYFLRLAELVAERATCPRQHVGAVLVRERRILATGYNGAPRGLPHCTEVGCSLYGEHCTRAVHAELNALLQCARFGVAAEGATLYCTHTPCLECAKALVNAGVHEVVYRHPYADDRANVEALLREAGLVLRRGPEGDGAGAARGTGASGEGGARAE, encoded by the coding sequence GTGCAGGGGGGAGACGGGCTGAGGCCGGGCTGGGACGAGTACTTCCTGAGGCTGGCGGAGCTGGTGGCGGAGCGGGCCACCTGCCCGCGGCAGCACGTGGGCGCCGTGCTGGTGCGGGAGCGGCGGATCCTGGCCACCGGCTACAACGGGGCGCCGCGCGGCCTGCCCCACTGCACCGAGGTGGGCTGCTCGCTCTACGGGGAGCACTGCACGCGCGCCGTCCACGCCGAGCTGAACGCCCTCCTCCAGTGCGCGCGCTTCGGCGTGGCGGCCGAGGGGGCGACGCTCTACTGCACGCACACGCCCTGCCTGGAGTGCGCCAAGGCGCTGGTCAACGCCGGGGTGCACGAGGTGGTCTACCGCCATCCCTACGCCGACGACCGCGCCAACGTGGAGGCGCTGCTGCGCGAGGCGGGCCTGGTGCTGCGCCGGGGGCCGGAGGGCGACGGGGCCGGCGCGGCGCGCGGGACGGGCGCCTCCGGAGAGGGCGGCGCGCGGGCGGAGTAG